One genomic window of Luteitalea pratensis includes the following:
- the ppk1 gene encoding polyphosphate kinase 1, with protein sequence MNATTATKERAVRGRGAKRRIRLPATRTDWSQCDPANLEHPGLYINRELSWLEFNQRVLNQALDPGHPLLERVKFLAIVATNLDEFFMVRVATLLKKYRAGIEDVSPDGLNTEQQLAATRARSSEMMGALQRCWREQLRPALASEGVHILDPEEYTPQIAAHLAHYFRAEILPVLTPLAFDPGHPFPYISNLSRNFAVVVRHSGRTKFARVKIPATLDRFVTIPADMSPHAGLTFAFLEDIVRANLHHLFPGTDLQSAHLFRIIRDTDMVIQEDEADDLLESVDRSLKQLRYGALCLLEVEEAMPRRVLNILVENFEIDEDVVLRTSERMDWDDWHQLTRLHLPHLKDAPFSPRTIWSGYTEIFDDLREEDVLVHHPFDSFSSVEAFLRAAIEDPQVIAIKMTLYRIGANSPVVDMLVTAAEQGKQVAVLVELKARFDERNNIAWATRMESAGIHVVYGIVSLKTHGKLCLIIRKEPDGIRRYAHVATGNYNRATAQVYTDIGLFTSDSAIVDDISEVFNYLTGYSSRRTYDQLLVAPVSLRSQMKALIDRECEHHRAGRPARLIFKLNAIADPGMIRNLYRASQCGIPVDLIVRGVCCLRPGIPGISDTITVRSIVGRFLEHSRIYSFENGGDPEVYIGSADLMERNLDRRVEVLCPVHQPDLRAHLRDVVLETLLVDTDRARVLRTDGSYVQVNGEPGSEPINAQKRLLDVYSMLSSSSL encoded by the coding sequence ATGAACGCCACAACAGCTACGAAGGAACGCGCGGTACGTGGACGCGGCGCCAAGCGGCGGATCCGCCTGCCCGCCACGCGCACCGACTGGTCCCAGTGCGATCCGGCCAACCTCGAACATCCGGGGCTCTACATCAACCGTGAACTGAGCTGGCTGGAGTTCAACCAGCGTGTGCTCAACCAGGCGCTCGACCCGGGGCATCCCCTGCTCGAACGCGTCAAGTTCCTGGCCATCGTCGCCACGAACCTCGACGAGTTCTTCATGGTGCGCGTGGCCACGCTGCTGAAGAAGTATCGCGCCGGCATCGAGGACGTCAGCCCGGACGGCCTGAACACCGAGCAGCAGTTGGCGGCCACCCGCGCCCGGTCCTCCGAGATGATGGGCGCCTTGCAGCGGTGCTGGCGGGAGCAACTGCGCCCGGCCCTCGCGAGTGAGGGCGTACACATCCTCGACCCCGAGGAGTACACGCCGCAGATCGCGGCACACCTCGCGCACTACTTCCGTGCCGAGATCCTGCCAGTCCTGACGCCGCTGGCGTTCGACCCTGGTCATCCGTTCCCGTACATCTCGAACCTGAGCCGCAACTTCGCGGTCGTCGTCCGCCACAGCGGCCGCACCAAGTTTGCGCGCGTGAAGATTCCGGCCACCCTGGATCGGTTCGTCACCATCCCCGCCGACATGTCGCCGCACGCGGGGCTGACCTTCGCGTTCCTCGAGGACATCGTCCGCGCCAACCTGCACCACCTGTTCCCGGGCACCGACCTGCAGTCGGCCCACCTGTTCCGCATCATCCGGGACACGGACATGGTGATCCAGGAAGACGAGGCCGACGACCTGCTGGAGTCGGTGGACCGGAGCCTCAAGCAGTTGCGCTACGGCGCCCTGTGTCTGCTCGAAGTGGAAGAGGCGATGCCGCGCCGGGTGCTGAACATCCTCGTGGAGAACTTCGAGATCGACGAGGACGTCGTGTTGCGCACCAGTGAGCGAATGGACTGGGACGACTGGCATCAGCTCACCAGGCTGCACCTGCCGCACCTGAAGGACGCCCCGTTCTCGCCGCGCACCATCTGGTCGGGCTACACCGAGATCTTCGACGACCTCCGCGAGGAGGACGTGCTGGTCCATCACCCGTTCGACTCGTTCTCGTCGGTCGAGGCGTTCCTGCGGGCGGCCATCGAGGATCCGCAGGTCATCGCGATCAAGATGACCCTGTACCGCATCGGCGCGAACTCGCCGGTGGTCGACATGCTGGTGACGGCCGCCGAGCAGGGCAAGCAGGTGGCGGTGCTGGTCGAACTGAAGGCTCGCTTCGACGAGCGCAACAACATCGCGTGGGCAACCCGGATGGAGTCGGCCGGCATCCACGTGGTGTACGGGATCGTGAGCCTGAAGACGCACGGCAAGTTGTGCCTGATCATCCGCAAGGAGCCGGACGGCATCCGCCGCTATGCGCACGTGGCGACCGGCAACTACAATCGCGCCACCGCACAGGTCTACACCGACATCGGGCTCTTCACGTCGGACTCGGCCATCGTCGACGACATCTCCGAGGTGTTCAACTACCTGACCGGCTACTCCAGCCGACGCACGTACGACCAGTTGTTGGTGGCGCCCGTGTCGCTGCGCAGCCAGATGAAGGCGTTGATCGATCGCGAGTGCGAGCACCATCGCGCCGGCCGGCCCGCCCGCCTCATCTTCAAGCTCAACGCGATTGCCGATCCGGGCATGATCCGCAACCTGTACCGTGCGAGCCAGTGCGGGATTCCCGTGGATCTCATCGTCCGCGGCGTGTGCTGTCTCCGGCCGGGCATCCCCGGCATCTCCGACACGATCACGGTGCGCTCGATCGTCGGACGGTTCCTCGAGCACTCCCGAATCTACTCGTTCGAAAACGGCGGCGACCCCGAGGTCTACATCGGCAGCGCTGACCTGATGGAACGCAACCTCGACCGCCGCGTCGAGGTGCTGTGCCCGGTCCATCAGCCTGACCTGCGCGCGCACCTGCGTGACGTCGTGCTGGAGACGTTGCTCGTCGACACCGACCGGGCCCGTGTGCTGCGCACCGACGGGTCGTACGTGCAGGTGAACGGCGAACCGGGCAGCGAACCGATCAACGCGCAGAAGCGGCTGCTCGACGTGTACTCGATGCTGTCTTCTTCCTCGCTCTGA
- a CDS encoding carbohydrate-binding family 9-like protein, with protein sequence MYRGPEAVLQPAIYRVRATSLAPDALLAQQGWNDAMAVTWGPDGFATTFRAVWAQDGLCVRWDAQDHAPWATRTQRDDGLWETEVVEVFLDPTCSGEDYAELEITPTNVVCDLHIERLAPERRVHLAWDFAGLRTAVHRAGNGDDWCAIAWMPFTDFATLAPGVAECVPVHGGDVWHFNAFRIKRPGGPGLPEDGAIYAAWSVPDAPTFHAPLAFRPLVFEPAQA encoded by the coding sequence ATGTATCGCGGGCCCGAGGCGGTGCTGCAGCCAGCGATCTACCGCGTACGCGCCACGTCGCTCGCACCCGACGCGCTGCTCGCGCAACAGGGCTGGAACGACGCGATGGCCGTGACGTGGGGCCCTGACGGGTTCGCCACGACCTTCCGGGCGGTGTGGGCGCAGGACGGCTTGTGCGTCCGTTGGGATGCACAGGACCACGCGCCGTGGGCGACGCGCACGCAACGCGACGACGGCCTGTGGGAGACCGAGGTCGTCGAGGTCTTCCTCGATCCGACCTGCAGCGGCGAAGACTACGCGGAACTCGAGATCACGCCGACCAACGTGGTCTGCGACCTGCACATCGAGCGGCTCGCTCCGGAGCGGCGCGTGCACCTGGCCTGGGACTTCGCGGGACTACGTACGGCCGTCCATCGCGCTGGGAACGGCGACGACTGGTGCGCGATCGCGTGGATGCCGTTCACCGACTTCGCCACCCTGGCGCCTGGCGTTGCCGAGTGCGTGCCGGTGCATGGCGGAGACGTGTGGCACTTCAACGCCTTCCGCATCAAGCGACCCGGCGGGCCAGGGCTTCCCGAGGACGGCGCCATCTATGCCGCGTGGTCGGTGCCGGACGCGCCGACGTTCCACGCGCCGCTGGCGTTCCGGCCCCTCGTGTTCGAGCCGGCTCAGGCCTGA
- a CDS encoding BACON domain-containing protein, with the protein MRALAAPHWLELTAAITLLLCGSACGGSSSTQTTGPTSLDRCSVSLANSAPQVSAEGGTGTVNLTINRECAWNARAGAEWIAFTSPTSGQGSATLAFTVAPNPRGTPRQAALTVNEGRSDVQQAATPCPFTLDTGGSGFPAVGGTVRVGVNTLDDCTWTAQSSAPWLQVGSGTAQVGSAAVTIVIAANQGPARTGVVTLGGAVWTAAQEAAGPIPVPEPPVAGAPPSPTPTPQPGPTPPVASAPTPGPSPSPSPAPAPTPGQPTPGPSPTPPTTPTPPTTPPATPTPSPGDPSPPTPTPSPTPTPQPTPTPTPTPTPTPTPPTPAPPPPEPPPPEPEPPPPACTYEVKPTAISAAAEGTSETIAVDASRGNCAWTAQSGASWLVLEGTSGVGDGGVTVRVEANTADTPRTGAVTVAAQVIPVSQAAAPGVVVEEVRLEGPASQVSGACPTITFRVEGRLIRTNAATNFPGNRCDRVRDGQVVNVRGTPQRDGSVLATRVQTNGSGSQEEGGGVDALR; encoded by the coding sequence ATGCGCGCTCTCGCTGCGCCGCACTGGCTGGAACTGACGGCGGCGATCACTCTGCTGTTGTGCGGAAGCGCATGTGGCGGGTCGTCGTCGACGCAGACGACTGGGCCCACATCGCTCGACCGTTGCAGTGTCAGCCTCGCGAACTCGGCGCCACAGGTCTCAGCCGAGGGGGGCACTGGCACGGTGAACCTGACCATCAACCGCGAGTGTGCCTGGAACGCACGCGCCGGCGCCGAGTGGATCGCATTCACGTCCCCCACCAGCGGGCAGGGCAGCGCGACGCTGGCCTTCACCGTGGCGCCCAATCCGCGGGGAACACCGCGGCAGGCCGCACTGACCGTCAATGAGGGGCGCTCCGACGTGCAGCAGGCCGCTACCCCCTGCCCGTTCACGCTCGATACCGGCGGCAGTGGCTTCCCAGCGGTGGGCGGGACGGTACGTGTCGGGGTGAACACCCTGGACGACTGCACGTGGACCGCCCAGAGCAGCGCGCCATGGCTGCAGGTCGGAAGCGGCACCGCCCAGGTGGGATCGGCAGCGGTCACCATCGTGATCGCGGCCAACCAGGGGCCGGCGCGTACCGGCGTCGTCACACTCGGCGGCGCGGTCTGGACTGCGGCCCAGGAGGCGGCGGGGCCGATACCCGTCCCGGAACCGCCGGTCGCCGGCGCGCCGCCCTCGCCAACGCCGACGCCACAGCCGGGGCCGACGCCACCCGTCGCTTCGGCGCCAACGCCTGGGCCTTCGCCCTCGCCATCTCCCGCGCCCGCGCCAACTCCGGGTCAGCCGACGCCGGGCCCGTCGCCGACTCCACCGACGACACCCACGCCGCCAACGACACCGCCAGCGACCCCGACGCCGTCGCCTGGAGACCCCTCACCTCCGACGCCGACGCCTTCACCGACGCCGACGCCTCAGCCGACGCCTACACCGACGCCTACGCCGACGCCGACACCAACGCCCCCGACGCCGGCTCCGCCGCCGCCCGAACCACCGCCGCCCGAGCCCGAGCCACCGCCGCCCGCGTGCACCTACGAGGTGAAGCCGACGGCCATCAGTGCGGCTGCGGAAGGCACCAGCGAGACGATCGCCGTCGATGCCTCGCGCGGCAATTGCGCGTGGACGGCACAGAGCGGCGCGTCGTGGCTCGTGCTGGAGGGCACCAGTGGTGTCGGTGACGGCGGCGTGACCGTCCGGGTGGAGGCCAATACGGCCGACACGCCACGCACTGGCGCGGTGACCGTGGCCGCGCAAGTGATTCCGGTGAGCCAGGCGGCCGCACCGGGTGTGGTCGTGGAGGAGGTCCGGCTCGAGGGGCCGGCATCCCAGGTGTCGGGCGCGTGTCCGACGATTACCTTCCGGGTGGAGGGTCGCCTCATCCGGACCAACGCCGCGACCAACTTCCCCGGCAACCGCTGCGACCGCGTGCGTGACGGCCAGGTCGTCAACGTGCGTGGGACGCCGCAGCGGGATGGGTCGGTGCTGGCGACCCGCGTACAAACGAACGGAAGCGGATCACAGGAAGAGGGCGGCGGCGTTGATGCCCTGCGCTGA
- a CDS encoding DUF3618 domain-containing protein, which translates to MAEERDQVTRPVGSLLAPDQPVAASLAATELDDVDVPRRVTTADLGPGVTGDRIDATIPPGVTAASGTGAFATPSSDDPDVIREQIERTREDMSQTINELQERLSPQHLAQQARESVREATVGRVQQLVGSAGDTATQVARRAQEAAGPMVEQVRERPVPIVLAGAGVVLAWWLMRRASSRQTWSSEDMYNWDDDPMSTSGYRRDQASLDYNDDRNGGRWQDGGWMRLLRDNPLPASIAAASIGYMLWNRRSSVMADDYRVRSEAYAGYDDEDISGASTTERVSDAARDLGRQAREKATALGEQARERATALGEQAREKASALGEQARDKASALGETAREKASALGEQVSGTVRSARLRAGQVSRQTSTQFDHWLQENPLAVGIAAVAAGAVVGLTMPRTRAENQVMGASRDALIDRASDSAQQLKDQVREKVQEVADDLTSTTSSTPSSPTGVQGV; encoded by the coding sequence GTGGCTGAAGAACGAGACCAGGTAACCCGTCCGGTCGGATCGCTGCTCGCACCGGATCAGCCGGTCGCGGCCTCGTTGGCTGCGACCGAACTCGATGACGTCGATGTCCCGCGTCGCGTGACCACCGCGGACCTGGGGCCGGGTGTCACGGGCGATCGCATCGACGCGACGATCCCGCCGGGGGTGACCGCTGCCAGTGGGACGGGAGCCTTCGCCACGCCGAGCAGCGACGATCCCGACGTGATCCGCGAGCAGATCGAGCGGACGCGCGAGGACATGAGCCAGACCATCAACGAGTTGCAGGAGCGACTCAGCCCGCAGCACCTCGCGCAGCAGGCGCGCGAGTCGGTGCGGGAGGCCACCGTCGGCCGCGTGCAGCAACTGGTCGGGTCCGCTGGGGACACGGCCACGCAGGTGGCCCGGCGCGCCCAGGAAGCCGCCGGACCCATGGTGGAACAGGTGCGCGAGCGCCCGGTACCGATCGTCCTCGCGGGCGCCGGTGTGGTCCTCGCCTGGTGGTTGATGCGCCGCGCTTCGAGCCGGCAGACATGGAGCAGCGAAGACATGTACAACTGGGACGACGATCCGATGAGCACGAGCGGCTACAGACGTGACCAGGCGTCTCTCGATTACAACGACGATCGCAATGGTGGACGTTGGCAGGATGGCGGCTGGATGCGCTTGCTGCGCGACAACCCGCTTCCGGCCTCCATCGCGGCGGCGAGCATCGGCTACATGCTCTGGAATCGCCGCTCGTCGGTGATGGCCGACGACTACCGGGTACGCTCGGAGGCCTACGCGGGCTACGACGACGAAGACATCTCCGGCGCGTCGACGACTGAGCGCGTCAGCGATGCCGCCCGCGACCTGGGGCGGCAGGCCCGCGAAAAGGCCACCGCGCTTGGCGAACAGGCGCGCGAACGAGCCACGGCACTTGGCGAGCAGGCACGCGAGAAAGCCAGCGCCCTCGGTGAGCAGGCGCGCGACAAGGCCAGTGCGCTTGGCGAGACGGCCCGCGAAAAGGCCAGCGCCCTCGGCGAACAGGTGAGCGGCACGGTTCGTTCGGCCCGTCTTCGCGCCGGCCAGGTCTCACGCCAGACGTCAACGCAGTTCGATCACTGGTTGCAGGAGAATCCGCTCGCCGTCGGCATCGCCGCTGTGGCGGCCGGCGCGGTGGTCGGCTTGACGATGCCCCGTACGCGCGCAGAGAATCAGGTGATGGGAGCGTCCCGTGACGCGCTGATCGATCGGGCGAGCGACTCGGCGCAGCAACTGAAAGACCAGGTGCGCGAAAAGGTCCAGGAGGTGGCCGACGATTTGACGAGCACCACGTCGTCGACACCGTCATCTCCGACCGGCGTGCAGGGCGTGTGA
- a CDS encoding phage holin family protein has protein sequence MDTPRPERSLGDLFADLSQKTSLLIRQEVQLAKTELSQKATQAGRAGAMLGAGGAVVNAALLTFTATIVLLLVQFGLDAWAAAGLTAVLLAAVGYVLVRSGLRKLRQPMAPVETIDSIKETAQWLKNETR, from the coding sequence ATGGACACGCCACGGCCAGAGCGATCGCTTGGTGACCTTTTCGCCGACCTGTCGCAGAAGACCTCGCTCCTCATACGCCAGGAAGTGCAACTGGCGAAGACGGAGCTGTCCCAGAAGGCCACGCAGGCCGGACGTGCCGGCGCCATGCTTGGCGCCGGCGGGGCAGTGGTCAATGCGGCCTTGTTGACCTTTACCGCCACCATCGTCCTGTTGCTCGTGCAGTTCGGACTCGATGCGTGGGCGGCCGCGGGCCTGACCGCGGTGTTGCTTGCCGCCGTGGGCTACGTGCTCGTGCGCAGCGGGCTGCGCAAGCTGCGGCAGCCGATGGCGCCGGTGGAAACGATCGATTCGATCAAGGAGACCGCACAGTGGCTGAAGAACGAGACCAGGTAA
- a CDS encoding transglycosylase domain-containing protein, protein MIRRGRAWLTAQDRSVRLIVQAGLLVGVLFTAWIWKQTWAVHRLTRGVGDTWFHTADGKRWFRLDEQRQDVPLARITPYLQQAFIAVEDHRFYVHPGLDPIGLGRAVYRNTMTGRSEGASTITQQLARTLFLSNRKSYTRKLREAILSVQLELQLSKAQILELYLNRIYLSAGVYGVEPMARRVFGKPAESLSLAESAFIAGLARAPAALSPWSNLPRALERSHVVLARMREAGFITDADQRAARRARLRVRPYEPTSTASDAYARAYIRQLFRDTLGGDHPPEWRVDTTIVAPLQEAADRVVREGLGRFGKRDLQAALVAMDPDTGDVLALVGGRDPAKYPFNRATRSRRQPGSAFKPLLFAAALEQGFSPVSILDGLDAITPQGPDEWAPENSTGQTAPALTLRAALIESNNRAATVLQQRVGTRRVMRVAGDAGLRDLPNVPSLSLGTGLVTPLELTTAFAMFPNGGRSVRPRGILRILDEDGSVAFTNPVVRENVIAPEVAYQMVSMLQDVVDRGTASDARRMGVRFAVGGKTGTTDDFKDAWFVGFSSSLVVGVWVGFDQPATIGREAYGARYALPIWSDFMRRAARVRPPGAFDRPSGLREETLCRVSYKRPVASCPVYTEYLKRGDASPDQLCPVHKGTLRQQVTRTIEGWTAGLARKIRGLFH, encoded by the coding sequence GTGATTCGAAGGGGTCGCGCGTGGCTGACGGCGCAGGACCGCAGTGTCCGGCTGATCGTCCAGGCCGGGCTCCTGGTGGGCGTGCTGTTCACGGCCTGGATATGGAAGCAGACCTGGGCCGTGCACAGGCTGACGCGCGGCGTGGGCGACACGTGGTTCCACACGGCCGACGGCAAGCGCTGGTTCCGCCTCGACGAGCAGCGCCAGGATGTGCCGCTTGCCCGGATCACGCCGTACCTCCAGCAGGCCTTCATCGCCGTCGAGGACCATCGCTTCTACGTGCATCCCGGCCTCGATCCGATCGGCCTGGGTCGCGCCGTCTACCGCAACACGATGACCGGGCGTAGCGAGGGGGCGAGCACGATCACCCAGCAGCTCGCGCGCACGCTGTTTCTCTCCAACCGCAAGAGCTATACGCGCAAGCTGCGCGAGGCGATCCTCTCGGTGCAGCTGGAACTGCAGCTGAGCAAGGCGCAGATCCTCGAGCTGTACCTGAACCGCATCTACTTGAGCGCCGGCGTGTACGGCGTCGAGCCGATGGCGCGGCGGGTGTTCGGCAAGCCTGCCGAATCGCTGTCCCTGGCCGAGAGCGCGTTCATCGCCGGACTGGCGCGGGCGCCGGCGGCGCTGTCGCCGTGGTCCAACCTTCCGCGGGCGCTCGAGCGTAGCCACGTCGTGCTGGCGCGCATGCGCGAGGCCGGTTTCATCACCGACGCCGACCAACGTGCCGCCAGGCGCGCCCGATTGCGCGTGCGGCCGTACGAGCCGACGAGCACCGCGTCAGACGCGTACGCCAGGGCGTACATTCGCCAGCTGTTCAGGGACACGCTGGGCGGGGACCATCCGCCGGAATGGCGTGTCGACACCACGATCGTCGCGCCGCTGCAGGAAGCCGCCGATCGCGTCGTGAGGGAGGGACTCGGTCGCTTCGGCAAGCGCGACCTGCAGGCGGCCCTCGTCGCGATGGATCCGGACACGGGCGATGTGCTGGCGCTGGTCGGCGGCCGTGACCCGGCGAAGTACCCCTTCAACCGCGCGACGCGCAGCCGCCGCCAGCCAGGGTCCGCCTTCAAGCCACTGCTCTTCGCAGCCGCGCTCGAGCAGGGCTTCTCCCCCGTATCGATCCTCGACGGGCTCGATGCGATCACGCCGCAGGGCCCCGACGAATGGGCTCCGGAGAACTCGACAGGGCAGACCGCGCCGGCATTGACGCTGCGGGCCGCCCTCATCGAATCGAACAACCGCGCCGCGACGGTGTTGCAACAGCGCGTCGGCACACGCCGGGTGATGCGGGTTGCCGGCGACGCCGGGTTGCGCGACCTGCCGAACGTGCCGTCGTTGTCGCTCGGCACCGGCCTGGTGACACCGCTGGAACTCACGACCGCCTTCGCGATGTTCCCCAACGGCGGCCGGTCGGTGCGGCCTCGCGGCATCCTCCGGATTCTGGACGAAGACGGGAGTGTGGCGTTCACGAATCCCGTCGTGCGCGAGAACGTGATCGCGCCGGAAGTCGCCTACCAGATGGTGTCCATGCTGCAGGACGTGGTCGATCGCGGAACTGCGTCGGATGCCCGGCGCATGGGCGTGCGTTTCGCGGTGGGTGGCAAGACCGGCACCACCGATGACTTCAAGGACGCGTGGTTTGTCGGCTTCTCGTCGTCGCTGGTCGTGGGTGTCTGGGTCGGCTTCGATCAGCCGGCGACCATCGGCCGGGAGGCGTACGGCGCGCGGTACGCGCTGCCCATCTGGTCCGACTTCATGCGCCGGGCGGCACGCGTGCGGCCCCCCGGGGCCTTCGACCGGCCCTCGGGCTTGCGCGAGGAAACACTGTGCCGCGTCTCGTACAAGCGGCCGGTGGCCAGCTGCCCGGTCTACACCGAATACCTCAAGCGCGGCGACGCGTCGCCCGACCAGCTCTGTCCCGTCCACAAGGGCACGCTGCGGCAGCAGGTCACGCGCACCATCGAGGGATGGACCGCAGGGCTTGCACGCAAGATCCGCGGGCTGTTCCACTAG
- a CDS encoding M13 family metallopeptidase, with the protein MNRCLSRCAAAAVLLLLPAITRAQSHDHACLDDACTRLALGATGEGAGAVAGEAPRFGTWGIDLSGMDTSVKPGTDFFRYVNGAWADRTTIPPDRTTFGSAAVLRDIAEGQVRALLDEWAAATSLAAGSDEAKLARLYRSFLDEAAAERRDATPLAPRLAAIRAATTCEALATLMGETSRGAGAAVFAAGVSDDMRNPEQYTLYLSQSGLGLQDREFYLRDNFAPQKKAYREYVARMLGLAGWTTPEAAADAVIAFETRIAEAHWTRAESRNRDKTYNPTTWTALASSAPGFAWQAFARAAGIDGAPKVVVRQDTAIPKIAAIVGETPVDTLQAWQAFRTIDQAAPYLSARFVTAHWEFRSMFLQGAQEPRARWKRAVAFAEAGMGEAIGRTYVARHFPPDSKAKMERLVAGLREAMRMRIEALPWMEPATKAAALEKLASFGVKIGYPSEWRDYKALEVTGELFANWERVAAFEWARDVARIGRPVDEDEWGMTPQTVNAYYSAAKNEIVFPAAILQPPYFDPQADMAVNYGAIGGVIGHELTHGFDDQGRKSDGKGVLRDWWTPDDAKRFEAQADRLGAQYEAYVFPTLPGMKLTARIVMGENIADLGGVLLGLDAYQLSLQGKPAPVLDGFTGTQRVFLGWAQAWRIKSRDDALRQQIVNDSHSPGFIRAFAPLRNVDAWYEAFDVKPGEALYIAPEQRVRIW; encoded by the coding sequence ATGAACCGGTGCCTGTCCCGCTGCGCGGCCGCTGCCGTCCTCCTGCTGCTTCCCGCCATCACGCGTGCCCAGTCTCACGATCACGCCTGCCTCGACGACGCCTGCACCCGCCTGGCCCTTGGGGCGACTGGCGAGGGGGCTGGTGCCGTCGCCGGCGAGGCGCCACGATTCGGCACGTGGGGAATTGACCTGTCGGGCATGGACACATCGGTGAAGCCCGGCACCGACTTCTTCCGGTACGTCAACGGCGCCTGGGCGGACCGCACGACGATTCCGCCCGACCGCACCACGTTCGGCTCGGCAGCCGTCCTGCGCGATATCGCCGAGGGCCAGGTCCGCGCGCTGCTCGATGAATGGGCGGCGGCCACATCCCTCGCGGCCGGCTCCGACGAGGCGAAGCTCGCGCGGCTGTACCGCAGCTTCCTGGACGAAGCCGCGGCCGAACGGCGCGATGCCACTCCGCTCGCCCCGAGACTTGCCGCGATCCGCGCCGCCACGACCTGCGAGGCGCTGGCCACCCTGATGGGCGAGACGTCGCGGGGCGCGGGCGCTGCCGTCTTTGCCGCGGGCGTCAGCGACGACATGCGCAATCCGGAGCAGTACACCCTTTACCTGTCGCAGTCGGGCCTGGGCCTGCAGGATCGCGAGTTCTACCTGCGCGACAACTTCGCGCCCCAGAAGAAGGCGTACCGCGAGTACGTGGCACGCATGCTGGGGCTCGCTGGATGGACCACGCCCGAGGCCGCGGCCGACGCCGTGATCGCCTTCGAGACCCGTATCGCGGAGGCGCACTGGACGCGGGCCGAAAGCCGCAATCGCGACAAGACGTACAACCCGACGACGTGGACCGCGCTCGCCAGCAGCGCACCGGGGTTCGCGTGGCAGGCATTTGCCAGGGCGGCCGGCATCGACGGTGCGCCCAAGGTGGTCGTCCGCCAGGACACGGCCATCCCGAAGATTGCGGCGATCGTCGGCGAGACGCCGGTGGACACGCTGCAGGCCTGGCAGGCGTTCCGCACGATTGACCAAGCAGCGCCGTACCTGTCGGCGCGCTTCGTGACCGCGCACTGGGAGTTCCGCTCGATGTTCCTGCAGGGCGCGCAGGAACCACGGGCCCGCTGGAAGCGCGCCGTCGCGTTCGCCGAGGCCGGTATGGGCGAGGCAATCGGTCGCACGTACGTCGCGCGTCACTTCCCTCCCGACTCGAAGGCGAAGATGGAGCGACTCGTCGCCGGACTGCGCGAGGCCATGCGCATGCGCATCGAGGCGCTGCCCTGGATGGAGCCGGCCACCAAGGCCGCGGCGCTCGAGAAGTTGGCGAGCTTCGGCGTCAAGATCGGCTACCCGTCCGAGTGGCGGGACTACAAGGCGCTGGAGGTGACAGGCGAACTGTTCGCGAATTGGGAGCGGGTCGCGGCGTTCGAATGGGCGCGGGACGTCGCCCGCATCGGCCGGCCAGTCGACGAGGACGAATGGGGGATGACGCCGCAGACCGTCAACGCCTACTACTCCGCTGCCAAGAACGAGATCGTCTTCCCGGCCGCGATTCTCCAGCCGCCGTACTTCGACCCCCAGGCCGATATGGCCGTCAACTACGGCGCCATCGGCGGCGTGATCGGGCACGAGCTGACGCACGGCTTCGACGACCAGGGCCGCAAGTCCGATGGCAAGGGCGTCCTGCGCGACTGGTGGACACCCGATGATGCGAAACGCTTCGAGGCGCAAGCCGATCGGCTCGGCGCCCAGTACGAGGCATACGTGTTCCCCACGCTGCCCGGTATGAAGCTGACCGCCCGCATCGTCATGGGTGAGAACATCGCCGACCTTGGCGGCGTGCTGCTCGGCCTCGATGCGTACCAGTTGTCGCTGCAGGGGAAGCCGGCGCCGGTGCTCGATGGCTTCACCGGCACGCAGCGGGTGTTCCTCGGGTGGGCACAGGCCTGGCGGATCAAGTCGCGCGACGACGCCTTGCGGCAGCAGATCGTGAACGACTCGCATTCGCCAGGGTTCATCCGCGCGTTCGCGCCCCTGCGCAACGTGGACGCCTGGTACGAGGCGTTCGACGTCAAGCCCGGAGAAGCGCTGTACATCGCGCCCGAGCAGCGCGTTCGTATCTGGTGA